From a single Myxocyprinus asiaticus isolate MX2 ecotype Aquarium Trade chromosome 33, UBuf_Myxa_2, whole genome shotgun sequence genomic region:
- the LOC127424760 gene encoding C-type natriuretic peptide 3-like, with product MITNMYIFCVSSLLLLNLVGAKPISSLQNLKQLLDEELMTAFVESEESAMEQKNAKAGKNELGEPAEHLWESDARNSALAGKDSAFERLLGDILSTSKRSWSRFKKGGLRSCFGVRLERIGSFSGLGC from the exons ATGATCACCAACATGTACATTTTCTGCGTGTCTTCGCTTCTACTTTTAAACTTGGTCGGGGCCAAACCAATTTCCAGTTTACAG AATCTTAAGCAGTTGTTAGATGAAGAACTGATGACAGCGTTTGTGGAGTCGGAAGAGTCGGCGATGGAGCAAAAAAACGCAAAAGCCGGGAAGAACGAGCTGGGCGAGCCAGCGGAGCATCTCTGGGAGTCAGACGCGCGAAACTCAGCGCTGGCGGGAAAAGATAGCGCGTTTGAGCGTCTCCTAGGAGACATACTATCTACATCCAAGCGCTCGTGGAGTCGATTCAAGAAAGGCGGGCTGCGGAGCTGCTTTGGGGTCAGACTCGAGAGAATCGGGTCTTTTAGCGGGCTCGGGTGTTAA
- the LOC127424752 gene encoding uncharacterized protein LOC127424752 yields the protein MAPSVHCGDDAMSLRVPGPRMPHLMVDRGEGSPVPLSEMPASCGFSVKRVCRDVSFIAPYRNVRKQGGSYVLPLIIMEAPVQMSCPVTPSLPTVSCFPSGMVFSLGVRTDNVQIQDGGSWQPLLLMYSKCGFTLDRTGGTVVVTAPFTGSCWEIKDTDRQLTILSGDRELTLLSFDTANNCPYNCSCTSPYCNYVAPTAPVTVQDPVSMPNHHFTLSRLENHGGIFSISIQNLCLLPKLLHPQLRLLQLQLLFMTL from the exons ATGGCTCCCTCTGTGCATTGTGGTGATGATGCTATGTCCCTGCGTGTTCCAGGGCCAAGAATGCCACACTTGATGGTTGATAGAG GAGAGGGGTCTCCAGTGCCTTTGTCTGAAATGCCAGCCAGCTGTGGTTTCTCAGTGAAGCGGGTATGCAGAGATGTCTCATTTATTGCTCCATACCGTAATGTCCGAAAACAG GGTGGAAGTTATGTTCTGCCGCTGATTATAATGGAGGCACCAGTGCAGATGTCTTGTCCTGTGACTCCATCCCTCCCTACAGTCTCTTGCTTCCCCTCTGGCATGGTTTTCTCACTTGGAGTAAGGACAGATAATGTTCAAATTCAAG ATGGTGGATCGTGGCAGCCTCTGCTTCTGATGTACTCTAAATGTGGGTTCACTTTGGACCGTACTGGTGGCACAGTGGTTGTCACCGCACCGTTCACAGGAAGCTGTTGGGAAATTAAG GATACTGACAGGCAACTCACTATACTGTCTGGTGACCGAGAATTGACTCTCTTGTCCTTTGACACTGCCAACAACTGCCCCTACAACTGTTCCTGCACCTCCCCCTACTGCAACTATGTTGCCCCTACAGCCCCAGTTACTGTCCAAGACCCTGTTAGCATGCCCAACCACCATTTTACCCTTTCCCGATTGGAAAACCATGGTGGCATTTTCTCCATTTCCATTCAGAACCTGTGCCTACTACCCAAGCTCCTCCACCCACAACTACGACTACTACAGCTACAACTGCTCTTTATGACCCTGTAA